The Triticum dicoccoides isolate Atlit2015 ecotype Zavitan chromosome 6A, WEW_v2.0, whole genome shotgun sequence genome has a window encoding:
- the LOC119318161 gene encoding wall-associated receptor kinase 2-like translates to MASHKPEALLLACLSAVFAARLAAVAGALAQPSSDCQSKCGDVDVPFPFGIGPECAMPGFSLTCNDTGGRRAPFFSNVEIVRLSLERGQAWMMNVISSACYNATSGDMEYNYWILNLTNTPYRLSDTDNKFTAVGCGTLAYISDERYTGKYRSGCLAMCWRGELGALRNGPCSGRGCCQTAIPGALQFYEVRFDASFNTEEIHSVSPCSYAVLMESSNFTFFTSYVTTPEFNDRFHGRAPVVIDWAIGNETCEVARVKRDSYACVSDHSECFNSANGPGYICNCTKGFHGNPYLKDPGLGCIDIDECADPQHYPCSVNGTCKNIPGLFECLCPDGYRGDAKNGTCERPPRNQTLGLGAKLAIGASVGILVGLVGFLGVEVIRHKRSIKRQALNRQSDEYFKQHGGEILAEMTRDGHGRSIPFAVYTREEIEAATGSFNKANIVGEGGQGTVYKAVLRGAAVAVKRCKEVDESRTKDFVQELVILCRVDHPNIVKLLGCCLQYEAPVLVYEFVPNRTLQDLLHPRNQRCGVTLGARLKIAAQSAGALAHLHSAERPILHGDVKPANILLGDGWDAKVSDFGCSTIDEMTQVVPKGTPGYLDPEYLLDYQLTVKNDVYSFGVVLLELLTGKKPLSKERKSLTVMFQESMADGTLHELLDRGISDEANMAVILQVAELANQCLLAPGASRPAMRFVAEKLRRLADGVQEPSQLPLVLEDLSPMGVGVGVGSSCTSTLYTTKSQTTGYFSLEKKTALSIEYAR, encoded by the exons ATGGCGTCCCACAAACCAGAAGCCCTACTACTAGCATGCCTCAGCGCGGTGTTTGCGGCAAGGCTCGCCGCCGTAGCAGGAGCACTAGCGCAGCCTAGCAGCGACTGCCAGAGCAAGTGCGGCGACGTTGACGTCCCTTTCCCGTTCGGCATCGGGCCCGAGTGCGCGATGCCGGGCTTCAGCCTCACCTGCAACGACACCGGTGGCCGCAGGGCGCCGTTCTTTTCCAACGTGGAGATCGTTCGCCTCTCGCTGGAGCGAGGCCAGGCCTGGATGATGAACGTCATCTCCTCTGCCTGCTACAACGCCACCTCCGGGGACATGGAGTACAACTACTGGATCCTCAACCTCACAAACACGCCCTACAGGCTCTCCGACACCGACAACAAGTTCACGGCCGTGGGGTGCGGAACGCTCGCGTACATCAGCGACGAGCGCTACACGGGCAAGTACAGGAGCGGGTGCTTGGCCATGTGCTGGCGAGGCGAGCTGGGCGCCCTGCGCAACGGCCCCTGCTCCGGGAGAGGCTGCTGCCAGACGGCCATTCCGGGGGCGCTGCAGTTCTACGAGGTGCGGTTCGACGCGAGCTTCAACACCGAGGAGATCCACAGCGTCAGCCCCTGCAGCTACGCGGTGCTGATGGAGTCGTCaaacttcaccttcttcaccagctACGTCACCACGCCGGAGTTCAACGACAGATTCCACGGCCGGGCGCCGGTGGTGATCGATTGGGCCATCGGGAACGAGACATGCGAGGTGGCTCGCGTGAAACGCGACTCCTACGCCTGTGTCAGCGACCACAGCGAGTGCTTCAACTCGGCAAACGGACCAGGGTACATCTGCAACTGCACCAAAGGATTCCACGGCAACCCTTACCTCAAAGATCCGGGGCTCGGCTGCATAG ATATTGATGAGTGCGCAGATCCTCAACATTACCCTTGTTCTGTCAATGGAACTTGCAAAAACATACCTGGTCTATTTGAGTGTTTGTGCCCTGACGGTTACAGAGGCGACGCAAAAAATGGGACCTGCGAGAGACCTCCGCGCAACCAAACACTTGGTCTTGGAGCAAAACTCGCAATTG GCGCTTCTGTCGGCATTTTGGTTGGTCTTGTTGGTTTCCTTGGGGTAGAAGTGATCCGGCACAAAAGGAGTATAAAAAGACAAGCCCTCAATAGACAGAGCGACGAGTATTTCAAACAGCACGGGGGCGAGATACTGGCAGAGATGACCAGGGACGGGCACGGGCGTAGCATCCCGTTCGCCGTCTACACAAGGGAGGAGATCGAGGCGGCAACAGGTAGCTTCAACAAGGCGAACATCGTCGGGGAAGGCGGGCAGGGGACCGTCTACAAGGCGGTCCTCCGCGGCGCCGCCGTCGCGGTCAAGAGGTGCAAGGAGGTGGACGAGAGCAGGACCAAGGACTTCGTGCAGGAGCTGGTGATCCTCTGCCGCGTCGACCACCCCAACATCGTCAAGCTCCTCGGCTGCTGCCTGCAGTACGAGGCGCCCGTCCTCGTCTACGAGTTCGTGCCCAACAGAACCCTGCAGGATCTGCTGCACCCCAGGAACCAGAGGTGCGGCGTCACGCTCGGGGCCCGTCTCAAGATCGCCGCCCAGTCCGCCGGAGCACTCGCGCACCTGCACTCGGCGGAGCGCCCGATACTCCACGGCGACGTGAAGCCCGCCAACATCCTCCTCGGCGACGGCTGGGACGCCAAGGTGTCTGACTTTGGCTGCTCCACGATCGACGAGATGACCCAGGTTGTCCCCAAAGGCACGCCGGGGTATCTTGACCCGGAGTACCTTCTTGATTACCAGCTCACCGTCAAGAACGACGTCTACAGCTTTGGGGTGGTTCTTCTCGAGCTCCTGACCGGGAAGAAGCCGCTGTCCAAGGAAAGGAAGAGCCTCACTGTGATGTTTCAGGAGTCTATGGCGGATGGCACACTCCATGAACTCCTTGATAGGGGGATATCAGATGAGGCTAACATGGCGGTGATTCTCCAGGTTGCAGAGCTGGCGAATCAATGCTTACTTGCTCCCGGTGCGAGTAGGCCGGCGATGAGGTTTGTGGCGGAGAAGCTCCGGCGACTGGCTGATGGAGTGCAGGAGCCGTCACAGCTGCCGCTTGTCCTCGAGGATCTTAGCCCCATGGGTGTTGGTGTTGGTGTTGGCAGCTCCTGCACATCAACACTTTATACTACCAAAAGCCAGACCACCGGGTATTTCAGCCTTGAGAAGAAAACCGCGCTGAGCATAGAATACGCCCGATGA